In the genome of Metabacillus litoralis, the window AGAGGTCTGGAAAGGCCCGTCAAAGAAGGTAACAACCCTGTAGTTGAAACTTCGTTCCCTCCAGAGTGGATCCTGAGTACGGCGGGACACGTGAAATCCCGTCGGAAGCAGGGAGGACCATCTCCCAAGGCTAAATACTCCCTAGTGACCGATAGTGAACCAGTACCGTGAGGGAAAGGTGAAAAGCACCCCGGAAGGGGAGTGAAAGAGATCCTGAAACCGTGTGCCTACAAGTAGTCAAAGCCCGTTAATGGGTAATGGCGTGCCTTTTGTAGAATGAACCGGCGAGTTACGATCCCGTGCAAGGTTAAGTTGATAAGACGGAGCCGCAGCGAAAGCGAGTCTGAATAGGGCGAAAGAGTACGTGGTCGTAGACCCGAAACCAGGTGATCTACCCATGTCCAGGGTGAAGTTCAGGTAACACTGAATGGAGGCCCGAACCCACGCACGTTGAAAAGTGCGGGGATGAGGTGTGGGTAGCGGAGAAATTCCAATCGAACTTGGAGATAGCTGGTTCTCTCCGAAATAGCTTTAGGGCTAGCCTTGAAATGAGAGTCTTGGAGGTAGAGCACTGATTGGACTAGGGGCCCCCATCGGGTTACCGAATTCAGTCAAACTCCGAATGCCAAAGACTTATGTTCAGGAGTCAGACTGCGAGTGATAAGATCCGTAGTCAAGAGGGAAACAGCCCAGACCACCAGCTAAGGTCCCAAAGTATACGTTAAGTGGAAAAGGATGTGGAGTTGCTTAGACAACCAGGATGTTGGCTTAGAAGCAGCCACCATTTAAAGAGTGCGTAATAGCTCACTGGTCGAGTGACTCTGCGCCGAAAATGTACCGGGGCTAAACGTATCACCGAAGCTGTGGACTGTTCTTACGAACAGTGGTAGGAGAGCGTTCTAAGGGCTGTGAAGCCAGACCGTAAGGACTGGTGGAGCGCTTAGAAGTGAGAATGCCGGTATGAGTAGCGAAAGAGGGGTGAGAATCCCCTCCACCGAATGCCTAAGGTTTCCTGAGGAAGGCTCGTCCGCTCAGGGTAAGTCGGGACCTAAGCCGAGGCCGAAAGGCGTAGGCGATGGCCAACAGGTTGAAATTCCTGTACCACCTCCTCACCGTTTGAGCAATGGGGGGACGCAGAAGGATAGGGTAAGCGCGCTGTTGGATATGCGCGTCCAAGCAGTTAGGCTGACAACGAGGCAAATCCCGTTGTCGTGAAGGCTGAGCTGTGATGGCGAGGGAATTATAGTACCGAAGTTCCTGATTCCACACTGCCAAGAAAAGCCTCTAGCGAGGTGAGAGGTGCCCGTACCGCAAACCGACACAGGTAGGCGAGGAGAGAATCCTAAGGTGAGCGAGAGAACTCTCGTTAAGGAACTCGGCAAAATGACCCCGTAACTTCGGGAGAAGGGGTGCTTTTTAGGGTGAATAGCCCGGAAAAGCCGCAGTGAATAGGCCCAGGCGACTGTTTAGCAAAAACACAGGTCTCTGCGAAGCCGCAAGGCGAAGTATAGGGGCTGACGCCTGCCCGGTGCTGGAAGGTTAAGGGGAGAGGTTAGCGCAAGCGAAGCTTTGAACCGAAGCCCCAGTAAACGGCGGCCGTAACTATAACGGTCCTAAGGTAGCGAAATTCCTTGTCGGGTAAGTTCCGACCCGCACGAAAGGCGTAACGATCTGGGCACTGTCTCAACGAGAGACTCGGTGAAATTATAGTACCTGTGAAGATGCAGGTTACCCGCGACAGGACGGAAAGACCCCGTGGAGCTTTACTGTAGCCTGATATTGAATTTTGGTACAGCTTGTACAGGATAGGTAGGAGCCTGAGAAGCCGGAGCGCTAGCTTCGGTGGAGGCGTCGGTGGGATACTACCCTGGCTGTATTGAAATTCTAACCCACAGCCCTGATCGGGCTGGGAGACAGTGTCAGGTGGGCAGTTTGACTGGGGCGGTCGCCTCCTAAAATGTAACGGAGGCGCCCAAAGGTTCCCTCAGAATGGTTGGAAATCATTCGTAGAGTGTAAAGGCACAAGGGAGCTTGACTGCGAGACCTACAAGTCGAGCAGGGACGAAAGTCGGGCTTAGTGATCCGGTGGTTCCGCATGGAAGGGCCATCGCTCAACGGATAAAAGCTACCCCGGGGATAACAGGCTTATCTCCCCCAAGAGTCCACATCGACGGGGAGGTTTGGCACCTCGATGTCGGCTCATCGCATCCTGGGGCTGTAGTCGGTCCCAAGGGTTGGGCTGTTCGCCCATTAAAGCGGTACGCGAGCTGGGTTCAGAACGTCGTGAGACAGTTCGGTCCCTATCCGTCGTGGGCGTAGGAAATTTGAGAGGAGCTGTCCTTAGTACGAGAGGACCGGGATGGACGCACCGCTGGTGTACCAGTTGTCTTGCCAAAGGCATAGCTGGGTAGCTATGTGCGGAAGGGATAAGTGCTGAAAGCATCTAAGCATGAAGCCCCCCTCAAGATGAGATTTCCCATCACATTAGTGAGTAAGATCCCTGAAAGATGATCAGGTTGATAGGTCAGAGGTGGAAGCGCGGTGACGTGTGGAGCTGACTGATACTAATCGATCGAGGACTTAACCTAATAAAAGCGTAAGCTTAGTGAAGTTGAATTGTGAATCGTTATCTAGTTTTGAAGGAATATATTATTCCTGAAAACTTTATACAAAGTGAAAGGGTTTCGAGGAACGAACAGTTCATCGGAAGCCGTAAACTAAATTATTTGGTGATGATGGCGAAGAGGTCACACCCGTTCCCATGCCGAACACGGAAGTTAAGCTCTTCAGCGCCGATGGTAGTTGGGGGTTTCCCCCTGTGAGAGTAGGACGTCGCCAAGTAGTTTAAGTTTTCTTCTTATTATCGCGGGGTGGAGCACGATTGAATATGCTTCATTGAATGGCATCAGCGTACCGATTGAGCAGCATCTTGAATAATCATCCTGAAATCGGGACGGTCAGTATAAGCAATAATAAAAGTGCATAGAATCTTATAAGTTTTCTTATTATCGCGGGGTGGAGCAGTCTGGTAGCTCGTCGGGCTCATAACCCGAAGGTCGCAGGTTCAAATCCTGTCCCCGCAACCAAAAAAATTCAATGATGTTTATTTTGACTGACGTCAAAAAAACTTGGTCCGGTAGTTCAGTTGGTTAGAATGCCTGCCTGTCACGCAGGAGGTCGCGGGTTCGAGTCCCGTCCGGACCGCCATATATTGATTGCTTGCGAAACGATGATGTTTCGTTTTTTTTATGTTTACTCATAATATTTATGTTCATAGATAAGAATTTAATTAATACCACCATTAAGCCTTATATGGTACGATAGAATAGATAAAACTTGGTTAAACTAAGTTTAACGCTTACACGCTAACAGTGACTCCTTAGGAAACAATTCCTAAGGTTTTTTCGTAATATTAGCGAATAACTAAAAAAGATGGAGAATGAAATGGATGAATTTGATTTTATTCTTAAAGTAAAACCAAATCGTACTTTTCAAAAGAATGTAAAAGTAGCAATTGGGGACGATGCAGCTGTTTACGAACCGAGTCTAAATCGCAACCAAGTTGTTTGTGTAGATACTATGGTAGAAGGAGTTCACTTTCTTAAACATTTATCTACTCCTTTTGAAATAGGCTATAAAGCATTGGCAGTTAATATTAGTGATATTGCTGCTATGGCAGGTATCCCTCTTTATTATCTAGTTTCTATTACTGTTCCACCTAGATGGAAAGAAGAGGAGCTAGTAGAGATTTATAAAGGCATGGACCAGCTTGCAAAGGAATATAAAATGGATTTATTAGGTGGAGATACAGTTTCTACATCTGACAAACTTGTTATTACGGTTACGGTTATAGGAGAAGTTGAACAAAAAACACAGACTCTTAGAAGCAAGGCTTGTGATGATGATATTGTTTTTGTAACAGGTAGTATTGGCGATTCATCTGCAGGTTTAGCTATTTTATTAGGTCACGTACAAATACATAATCAACAATCGAAAGAATACCTTATAACCCGTCACAAAAAGCCTACACCTCGTGTAAATGCAGGTAGACTTATAGGTGCATTAGATCGCGCTTCATTAAATGATGTTAGTGATGGGCTTGCTAGTGAATTGAATGAAATTTGTGAAGCAAGTGATGTTGGTATAACAGTCTTTAAAGATCAGCTTCCTATCAGTGATGAGCTTTTGTCATTGAGTTCAGCAAATGATATTTACAAATGGATTCTTTATGGTGGTGAAGATTTTGAATTAGTCGGAACCACCTCACGGAACTCATGGGAAAAGTTAAAGCAAGCTTGTAATGAAATGGATGTAAAAATAACACAAATTGGAATAGTAAATCAAAAGCATTCTGGCGTTATGCTACAGACTGTTAATCACGAATTAGTCAGAATTGAAAAATCAGGGTATAACCACTTCAGAAATAAGTAAGGTGAGTAGAGTGGAAAAATATGAGTTTATAACAAAAAGTACTGAAGATACAACTATGATTGCCATTAATCTTTCAAAAAAACTAGAGCCCAATGCTGTCATTACTTTAGAGGGAGATTTAGGTGCAGGTAAGACTACTTTTACTAAGGGCTTGGCAAAGGGACTAGGGATTAAACGTAATGTTAACAGCCCAACATTCACTATTATTAAGGAATATCATGATGGGAGACTGCCATTATATCACATGGATGTTTATCGAGTAGAAGATTCTGATGAGGACCTAGGTTTCGATGAATATTTTCATGCCAATGGAGTTACTGTTGTAGAATGGGCTCATCTGATAGAAGAACAGTTACCAAGTGAACGGTTAGATATAAAAATTCTTTATGTAGATGATACAACAAGAACAATTATCATGAGTCCTAAGGGATCTTATTATGTTGGACTGTGTAAGGAGTTAAATGATGAAAGCATTAGCCATTGATACAACCAATAATGTGTTGGGAATTGCAATTGTTGAAGAAGATAAAGTCATTGGAGAATATATCACAAATTTAAAGAAAAATCATTCTGTACGAGCAATGCCAGCTGTTGAAAGACTTTTAAGTGATTGTGATATAACACCAAAACAGCTAGATAAAATTATTGTAGCAACTGGTCCTGGATCTTATACAGGTGTTCGAATTGGTGTTTCAATTGCTAAAACAATGGCATGGGCCCTTCAACTTCCCATTGTAGGTGTTTCAAGCTTGGAAATATTAGCGGCAAATGGACGTTTCTTTAATGGATTGATATCTCCACTATTTGATGCTAGAAGAGGGCAAGTATACACAGGCTTATATCAATATGATAATCAGAATTTAGTTACTGTGGAAAATGATCAAAATTTATTGTTAACAGATTGGTTAGAGATGTTAAAGTCTAAAAATGAGCGTATTCTATTTCTCGGTAATGATCTCCCTATTCATGAGGAAACAATTACACATATACTTGGTGGATTGGCGGAATTTGCACAAGTAGCTCTACATAATCCGAGACCAAGTGAGTTAGCACTTATAGGGGTTAGAAAGAATGCTGAAGATGTTCATAGTCTTGTACCAAATTACATAAGACTAGCTGAAGCTGAAGCGAAATGGCTAGAACAGCAAAAATAAGATGGTGGCTATTGTGGATAACGAGTTAACAATAAGAAAAATGGTAAGAGAAGATATTGAAGACGTATATCATATAGAGTGTCAGTCCTTCTCAGCACCATGGACGAAGGAATCGCTATATTATGAGCTTGAGCAAAATTTATTTGCCAAATATCTAGTAGTTGAACTGGATGGTAAAGTGGTCGGCTATTGTGGATTATGGGTAATCATGGATGAAGCTCAAATAACCAATATAGCAGTTCACCCTGAATACAGAGGGAAAAAAATAGGTGAAGCTCTTTTAAGATTTACTATTCAATTAAGTAGAGAAATGAGTGCAAAAAGATTATCTTTAGAGGTTAGAGTGTCCAATCACATCGCACAGTCCCTATACAAAAAGGTGGGATTTTCACCTGGTGGTATAAGGAAGCGTTATTATACAGATAATCAAGAAGATGCTTTAGTAATGTGGGTGAATTTAATATGATTGAAAAAGATCAATATATACTAGGAATAGAGACAAGCTGTGATGAAACAGCTGCTGCGATTATAAAAAACGGCCGTGAAATTGTCGCAAATGTTGTTGCATCACAAATTGAAAGTCACAAACGGTTTGGTGGGGTAGTTCCAGAGATCGCTTCCCGACATCATGTTGAGCAATTAACAATTGTTTTTGAGGAAGCAATGAAACAAGCAGATCTTACTTTTGAGGATCTATCAGCAATTGCAGTTACTGAAGGACCTGGACTAGTTGGAGCGCTATTAACAGGCATTAATGCAGCAAAAGCCTTAGCCTTTGCACATGGTATTCCACTAATAGGAGTCCATCATATTGCGGGCCATATTTATGCTAATCGACTTATTCATGAGTTGGAATTTCCTTTACTTGCGCTGGTGGTTTCAGGTGGACATACGGAGTTAGTATATATGAGGGAGCATGGAGATTTTGAGGTAATTGGTGAAACTCTCGATGATGCTGCCGGAGAGGCTTATGACAAGGTTGCACGAACTCTTGGCCTTCCATACCCGGGTGGTCCTCATATTGATAAATTAGCTCATGAAGGTCAAGCCTCTATCGATTTACCAAGGGCTTGGCTAAGTGAAGGTTCCTTTGATTTTAGCTTTAGTGGACTTAAGTCAGCTGTTATTAACACACTCCACAATGCAAAACAAAAGGGGATTGAACTTGACCCTAAAGATGTTGCAGCAAGCTTTCAGGCAAGTGTTATCGACGTTTTAGTCACAAAGACTTCACAAGCTGTGGATAAATATCATGTTAAACAGTTGTTATTAGCAGGCGGTGTTGCAGCTAATAAAGGTTTAAGAACAGCATTAGAAAAAGAGTTTTCTTCAAGGGAAGGATTAACATTAACAATCCCACCATTATCATTATGCACAGATAACGCTGCCATGATTGCTGCTGCTGGAAGCATTTTATATGAAAAGGGAGTAAGAAGTGATTTAGCATTAAATGCAAATCCTGGTTTAGAATTAACATCTTATCAACAAAAGTGAATAAATAATAAAGTAAAACAGGATCTGAGGGTCCTGTTTTTTCTATTTCTTTTGACAAAAGGTGAGTGCATTCACAGAAAATCTCCTAATTTCTAAAAAAATAGGATTATTCACATAGTTATCCACAGAATGTACACGATTTTTGTAGAAATGTGTAAAACTATTTAAAATGCTGTCAAATCAATGTTTTTTAGAGTGTGTATAACTTGAGGAAATTAAAGCAAATATGTGGACAATGTGTATAAGTCTGTTGATATGTTGGAAATAAAGGATTTGTAGTGTGGATAAAAAGTGTGGATGTGAATAAATAATAGTTATTCACATGAACTTAAGAGAAGATTGTCGAATACGTTTTTGAATCTTACTTTTCTGAATGAATCAATAAAAAAACAGCGAGGAAAACCCGCTGTTTAATAAATATTCCGTTGATTACTTAATAATTAATGTAATTGTTCCCATTCTGCCATTAGACCTTCTAGTTTAGAATGGATTTGTTCATTTTCTTCGTTAATTTTTTGTACTTTTTCATGATCTTGATAAACATCTGGATCACAAAGCAGGGCTTCATTTCCTTCAACTTTTTCTTCAAGTTCGCTTATTTCATTTTCAATTTCTTCTATTCTTCTTTGCTTTTGTCTTTCAAGTTTTTTTAATTCTTTTTCTTGTTGATAACTTAGTTTCCCCTCAGGTTCTTGTCCTGATTTTTTTTGGATGGGAGAGTCATTTCCTTCCTGCTCTAACCGTTCATGTTCAAGTTGTTCTTCCTTTTTTGTAAGATAATAATCATAATCTCCTAAGTACTCAGTAAGATGAGTGCTAGAAAGCTCATAAACTTTTGTGGCAATTCTATTAATAAAGTATCTGTCATGAGAAACAAAAAGGATTGTACCAGGAAAATCGATTAAAGCATTTTCTAAGATTTGCTTACTATCTAAATCAAGATGGTTGGTTGGCTCATCAAGAATTAGGAAGTTGGCTTTTTGTAGCATCAGCTTAGAGAGTGCGACTCTTGCTTTCTCTCCTCCGCTTAGTGCAGATACAGGCTTTAATACATCGTCACCAGAGAATAAAAAGTTTCCAAGAATTGTTCGAATTTCCTTTTCGGTCATTTGTGGATATTCATCCCACAGCTCGTCTAAAACTCGTTTATTTGATGTAAGATCGGCTTGTTGCTGATCATAGTAACCAATTTGTACATGTGAGCCAAGAGAAAAGGTACCAGTCAACGAATCTAATTTTTGAATAATTGATTTTAGTAAAGTTGATTTCCCAATTCCATTTGGTCCGACTAAGGCAATGCTATCACCGCGGGATATAGAAAAGGAGATGTTAGAGATAACAGGATGAACATTGTCATAGGAAACAGAAATATGATCAGCTTTTAACACATCGTTACCGCTTTGTCGGTCAATATCAAACTGAAAGCTTGCTGATTTTTCATCACCTAGAGGCTTGTTCATTAACTCCATCTTCTCTAGCTTTTTCCTTCTGCTTTGGGCCAGCTTTGTAGTTGAAGCACGAGCTAAGTTGCGTTGAATAAAGTCTTTTAGTTTTGCTACCTCTTCCTGTTGCTTTTCAAAGCTTTTTAGCTCCTTTTCATATGAGTCAGCTTTTTGCTTTAGATATTGGCTGTAGTTTCCAATAAATCTTGTGCTTGTATGGCGGCTGATTTCATATACTTGTGTAACAATCTTATCTAGGAAATATCGGTCATGGGAAACAATTAGTATTGCTCCAGGGTAGTTTTGTAAATATTGTTCTAACCAGGTTAATGTTTCAATATCAAGATGGTTCGTTGGCTCGTCCAATATTAAGAGATCAGGCTTAGTAAGTAATAGCTTACCTAAAGCAAGTCTTGTTTTTTGGCCACCACTTAAAGAAGCAATTTTTGTTGTCGGATCAAAATGATGAAATCCAAGGCCATGTAGAACAGAACGTATATCAGCTTCATATTGATATCCGCCTTCTTCCTTAAATCTAACTTGAAGGGTATCATATTCTTTTAAAAGCTGTTCAAACTTTTGTGATTCAGTGGCCGGATCAACTGTTGCCATTTTCTGTTCAAGATTTCGCATTTCTTGTTCCATTGATTTGAGACCTTTAAACACTAAATTCATTTCTTCCCAAATCGATAATTGAGATTCAAGCCCGGTGTCTTGAGCTAAATATCCAACCGAAACATCTTTAGGCTTAATAATTTCACCAGAATCATGGGACATGGCTCCGGAAATAATTTTTAAAAGTGTTGATTTCCCTGCTCCATTACGACCAACAATCGCAACTTTATCTCTCGTTTGTACTTCCAACTTAATATTCGATAAAATAGGGTCAGCACCAAAGTATTTACTAAGTTGATTTATTTGTAACAATATCATTGTTTTCACCTCTACTAATGCTTTAAGTTTAGCTTAGTTTTGGGGTGCCTGTCACCACCCGAATTTTGTCGACGGAAAAGAAAAGTGCTCTCGATTCAAGTGTGTCATATACTCTTAGATGTTAAACGGGTGATTCTTGCTTTTTGTATCCATATAATTGTCACAATAACAAAACAGACAGAAGCTAAAAAATAGTGTATAGTCTAATATAAGGAGATTTGTATATGTCAGATTTTACTCATTTTAATGAACAAGGCCGAGCAAAGATGGTTGATATTTCGGCTAAAGAAGAGACTGTTAGAACAGCTCAAGCTAAGACAAGTATTCAAGTAACAAAAGAGGTTTATGAAAAAATGATCAACCATGAAATAGGAAAAGGTGATGTATTATCGGTTGCACAAGTAGCTGGAGTTATGGCAGCTAAGCAAACATCACAGGTTATTCCTATGTGTCATCCAATTTCAATAAAAGGTGTAAACATTGAGTTTGAATGGGATGCTCGTGATACGAATCATTATACTCTATTGATCTCAGTTACTGTGAAAACAAAGGGAAGTACAGGTGTTGAAATGGAAGCGTTAACCTCTGCTAGCATAACAGCACTAACTGTTTATGATATGTGCAAAGCAGTGGATAAAGGAATGATTATAGGCCCAACCTATTTAGTAGAGAAAACAGGTGGTAAAAGCGGCGATTTCCTAAGAAACGAAATATGACATGGATTTTACTAGTATCTCCAAAATCCTATAAGCATTGTCATATGTGTTTGTGTGAATGTGAGGGATAAGATTGAATATAGACCAAACGAAAATACCGCAGGCAACTGCTAAGAGATTGCCTTTATATTATCGGTTTTTAAAAAATTTACACTCGTCAGGAAAGCAACGAGTCTCATCCGCCGAGTTAAGTGATGCAGTAAAGGTAGATTCAGCTACAATCCGAAGGGATTTTTCATATTTTGGAGCTCTTGGAAAAAAAGGATATGGATATAATGTAAATTATTTGTTATCCTTTTTTAGAAAAACATTAGATCAAGATGAGATAACGAAAGTATGTTTAATTGGAGTAGGGAATTTAGGAACGGCATTTTTACATTATAATTTCACTAAAAATAACAATACAGTTATTTCTCTAGCTTTTGATGTAGACGAAGATAAGGTAGGTACAGAAATTGGTGGGGTACCGGTTTTCCATTTAGATGAGATGGAGCATCATCTTCCTGATGATGTTACAGTTGCGATTTTAACTGTACCAGCACCAGTAGCACAATCTATCACAGACCGTCTCATTACAAAGGGTATTAAAGGAATATTAAACTTTACACCAGCACGGTTAAACGTGCCGGATGAAATAAGAATTCACCACATAGATTTAGCAGTGGAGCTACAGTCACTAGTTTATTTCTTAAAACATTATCCTCATGAGGAGAAATAACTAATAACCATTATAGAAAAGGAGGTGGATTCGATGCCAACAGTAGGAATCGGAAGCCTTTTACTTATCGTATTCGTAGCATTACTTATTTTTGGACCAAAAAAGCTACCTGAACTTGGAAAAGCAGCAGGTAATACACTTCGTGAATTTAAAAATGCAACAAAGGGCTTAGCAGACGATGATGATGAGCAAGACAGCAAAAAAGAGAAAAAGGAAGAAGTCAAGTAAGATAGGATGAACCGATATGAAACATGATGAAATGTCGGTCATGGAACATATAACCGAACTAAGAAAACGACTCGTTATTGTTGTCGTTTTCTTTTTCGTAGCGGTTATTGCCGGATTTCTCCTCTCCAGACCGATCATTATTTATTTGCAGCAAACTGATGAAGCAAAATCACTAACATTAAATGCTTTTAATTTAACAGATCCATTAATGGTTTATATGAAGTTCGCTTTCATAATAGCATTTGTTATTACTTCACCGATTATTTTGTATCAGCTCTGGTCGTTTGTTAGTCCAGGATTATATGAAAAAGAAAGAAAAGTGACATTAAGCTATATTCCTATTTCACTTTTGTTATTCTTTCTCGGGATTTCCTTTTCTTACTTTATCCTATTTCCGTTTGTGATCGACTTCATGGAAAGAATATCAACTGACTTAGATATTAATCAAGTCATCGGAGTGAATGAGTATTTCTCGTTCTTATTACAGCTTACGGTGCCATTTGGTATCCTGTTTCAATTACCGGTTGTGATTATGTTTCTAACTAGATTAGGCATTGTCACTCCTATGTTTTTATCAAAGGTTAGAAAATACGCATACTTTGTGTTGTTAGTTATTGCAGCTTTAATCACACCACCTGAACTAGCGTCACATTTGATGGTTTCCATACCGCTGTTTATTTTATATGAAATTAGCATCTGGATTTCGCGTATTTCCTATCGAAAAGCACAGAAGATGCGTTTTGAAGAAGAGAACATAAAAAAATGAGACTCGTGAAAAGTCTCATTTTTTTATGTTCATTTTTTTAATTTTTCTTGATAAAGTAAACATCCGAATCGCAACACCAATATCGAAGGTTGCGATTAGCATTAATAAAATAGTTGGAAAGGTAAATATTCCGTCCTGGGCACTGTTTATTGCTAGATAAGTAAATAGCAACCCCATAATCAAATAAAAAATGGCCATGGAAATAGGGTTTGTTCTCATGATAAAAAGCCTCCAATAATTACTTGCATTTGTTCCATTTGCTTCATCATTCTTTCTATATCTTCCTGGAATACAGTCTGGATAATAACGACCATTGTATTCATAGCGACATGAGCAAAGATTGGGACGAGTATTCGTTTTGTTTTAACATAAAGAAACGCGAACGTGAATCCCATTGAACCGTACAATAGAACATGCTGTGGTTCACC includes:
- the thiL gene encoding thiamine-phosphate kinase, translated to MDEFDFILKVKPNRTFQKNVKVAIGDDAAVYEPSLNRNQVVCVDTMVEGVHFLKHLSTPFEIGYKALAVNISDIAAMAGIPLYYLVSITVPPRWKEEELVEIYKGMDQLAKEYKMDLLGGDTVSTSDKLVITVTVIGEVEQKTQTLRSKACDDDIVFVTGSIGDSSAGLAILLGHVQIHNQQSKEYLITRHKKPTPRVNAGRLIGALDRASLNDVSDGLASELNEICEASDVGITVFKDQLPISDELLSLSSANDIYKWILYGGEDFELVGTTSRNSWEKLKQACNEMDVKITQIGIVNQKHSGVMLQTVNHELVRIEKSGYNHFRNK
- the tsaE gene encoding tRNA (adenosine(37)-N6)-threonylcarbamoyltransferase complex ATPase subunit type 1 TsaE — protein: MEKYEFITKSTEDTTMIAINLSKKLEPNAVITLEGDLGAGKTTFTKGLAKGLGIKRNVNSPTFTIIKEYHDGRLPLYHMDVYRVEDSDEDLGFDEYFHANGVTVVEWAHLIEEQLPSERLDIKILYVDDTTRTIIMSPKGSYYVGLCKELNDESISH
- the tsaB gene encoding tRNA (adenosine(37)-N6)-threonylcarbamoyltransferase complex dimerization subunit type 1 TsaB — translated: MKALAIDTTNNVLGIAIVEEDKVIGEYITNLKKNHSVRAMPAVERLLSDCDITPKQLDKIIVATGPGSYTGVRIGVSIAKTMAWALQLPIVGVSSLEILAANGRFFNGLISPLFDARRGQVYTGLYQYDNQNLVTVENDQNLLLTDWLEMLKSKNERILFLGNDLPIHEETITHILGGLAEFAQVALHNPRPSELALIGVRKNAEDVHSLVPNYIRLAEAEAKWLEQQK
- the rimI gene encoding ribosomal protein S18-alanine N-acetyltransferase, whose translation is MDNELTIRKMVREDIEDVYHIECQSFSAPWTKESLYYELEQNLFAKYLVVELDGKVVGYCGLWVIMDEAQITNIAVHPEYRGKKIGEALLRFTIQLSREMSAKRLSLEVRVSNHIAQSLYKKVGFSPGGIRKRYYTDNQEDALVMWVNLI
- the tsaD gene encoding tRNA (adenosine(37)-N6)-threonylcarbamoyltransferase complex transferase subunit TsaD, whose protein sequence is MIEKDQYILGIETSCDETAAAIIKNGREIVANVVASQIESHKRFGGVVPEIASRHHVEQLTIVFEEAMKQADLTFEDLSAIAVTEGPGLVGALLTGINAAKALAFAHGIPLIGVHHIAGHIYANRLIHELEFPLLALVVSGGHTELVYMREHGDFEVIGETLDDAAGEAYDKVARTLGLPYPGGPHIDKLAHEGQASIDLPRAWLSEGSFDFSFSGLKSAVINTLHNAKQKGIELDPKDVAASFQASVIDVLVTKTSQAVDKYHVKQLLLAGGVAANKGLRTALEKEFSSREGLTLTIPPLSLCTDNAAMIAAAGSILYEKGVRSDLALNANPGLELTSYQQK
- a CDS encoding ABC transporter ATP-binding protein → MILLQINQLSKYFGADPILSNIKLEVQTRDKVAIVGRNGAGKSTLLKIISGAMSHDSGEIIKPKDVSVGYLAQDTGLESQLSIWEEMNLVFKGLKSMEQEMRNLEQKMATVDPATESQKFEQLLKEYDTLQVRFKEEGGYQYEADIRSVLHGLGFHHFDPTTKIASLSGGQKTRLALGKLLLTKPDLLILDEPTNHLDIETLTWLEQYLQNYPGAILIVSHDRYFLDKIVTQVYEISRHTSTRFIGNYSQYLKQKADSYEKELKSFEKQQEEVAKLKDFIQRNLARASTTKLAQSRRKKLEKMELMNKPLGDEKSASFQFDIDRQSGNDVLKADHISVSYDNVHPVISNISFSISRGDSIALVGPNGIGKSTLLKSIIQKLDSLTGTFSLGSHVQIGYYDQQQADLTSNKRVLDELWDEYPQMTEKEIRTILGNFLFSGDDVLKPVSALSGGEKARVALSKLMLQKANFLILDEPTNHLDLDSKQILENALIDFPGTILFVSHDRYFINRIATKVYELSSTHLTEYLGDYDYYLTKKEEQLEHERLEQEGNDSPIQKKSGQEPEGKLSYQQEKELKKLERQKQRRIEEIENEISELEEKVEGNEALLCDPDVYQDHEKVQKINEENEQIHSKLEGLMAEWEQLH
- the moaC gene encoding cyclic pyranopterin monophosphate synthase MoaC, whose protein sequence is MSDFTHFNEQGRAKMVDISAKEETVRTAQAKTSIQVTKEVYEKMINHEIGKGDVLSVAQVAGVMAAKQTSQVIPMCHPISIKGVNIEFEWDARDTNHYTLLISVTVKTKGSTGVEMEALTSASITALTVYDMCKAVDKGMIIGPTYLVEKTGGKSGDFLRNEI
- a CDS encoding redox-sensing transcriptional repressor Rex; translation: MNIDQTKIPQATAKRLPLYYRFLKNLHSSGKQRVSSAELSDAVKVDSATIRRDFSYFGALGKKGYGYNVNYLLSFFRKTLDQDEITKVCLIGVGNLGTAFLHYNFTKNNNTVISLAFDVDEDKVGTEIGGVPVFHLDEMEHHLPDDVTVAILTVPAPVAQSITDRLITKGIKGILNFTPARLNVPDEIRIHHIDLAVELQSLVYFLKHYPHEEK
- a CDS encoding twin-arginine translocase TatA/TatE family subunit yields the protein MPTVGIGSLLLIVFVALLIFGPKKLPELGKAAGNTLREFKNATKGLADDDDEQDSKKEKKEEVK
- the tatC gene encoding twin-arginine translocase subunit TatC, producing MKHDEMSVMEHITELRKRLVIVVVFFFVAVIAGFLLSRPIIIYLQQTDEAKSLTLNAFNLTDPLMVYMKFAFIIAFVITSPIILYQLWSFVSPGLYEKERKVTLSYIPISLLLFFLGISFSYFILFPFVIDFMERISTDLDINQVIGVNEYFSFLLQLTVPFGILFQLPVVIMFLTRLGIVTPMFLSKVRKYAYFVLLVIAALITPPELASHLMVSIPLFILYEISIWISRISYRKAQKMRFEEENIKK
- a CDS encoding YdiK family protein, which produces MRTNPISMAIFYLIMGLLFTYLAINSAQDGIFTFPTILLMLIATFDIGVAIRMFTLSRKIKKMNIKK